One Acropora palmata chromosome 2, jaAcrPala1.3, whole genome shotgun sequence genomic window carries:
- the LOC141873842 gene encoding uncharacterized protein LOC141873842, which yields MDSEELSNFWARFQIAFSWDYPDGMDIQAVQTAVFHVVGNGETRAQDQLVVGCVQSAGAGVTLKRPKPHPDIVPCEMSFTAHPMAQEFYIKNIVIVSEARNVELYIDDNYEKTARGIMLTIRKGRKVSLFETEFDLTDFIRGSCRCLVKFLSYPEEQSLRLQTIVVRCARSSTLVNSPAKILLPGQVDIANVKSYLDSLGKQLSPEAQQLLEKIETKQMGLSERMAGRSRSISVGNGPRSDLGATNLSASESSILSQAISRAKQLEQEEKEERMGRDLPGSPENDADFISMLAGLMVDKKPEAVPPPSPAQNVGNETPESPNRAQHRWETYLKSRARASRNMVRKSRPLSLGSAFPATAHAEENLRAHSFCLEDKRAVQKAFDERVSVPSHAPLDSSGVDGPEPENKGRCDKCGCPGCLSVYNSITTNIYAAEKRIMGRVDAKLQSLLDQMNSKFDYLFENLQLRARTSQVPQNNSFHGVRKITQQNGHKPGNTSV from the exons ATGGATTCGGAAGAACTATCGAACTTTTGGGCAAGATTTCAGATTGCCTTTTCATGGGATTATCCCGATGGTATGGATATTCAAGCCGTACAGACGGCCGTCTTCCACGTCGTTGGGAATGGTGAAACGAG AGCACAAGATCAGCTTGTTGTTGGGTGTGTCCAGTCTGCAGGAGCAGGTGTAACACTTAAAAGGCCAAAACCACATCCAGACATAGTTCCCTGTGAAATGAGCTTTACAGCCCATCCAATGGCACAGGAGTTTTATATCAAGAATATTGTCATTGTCTCTGAAGCAAGGAATGTTGAGTTGTATATTGATGACAACTATGAAAAAACGGCAAGGGGTATTATGCTTACAATAAGGAAAGGCAG GAAAGTGTCTTTGTTTGAAACTGAGTTTGATCTTACAGATTTTATTCGTGGATCATGTCGATGCTTGGTCAAG TTCTTATCATACCCAGAGGAACAGTCTTTGAGACTTCAGACAATTGTGGTGAGGTGTGCAAGATCAAGTACCCTTGTAAATTCACCTGCAAAG aTCTTACTTCCTGGCCAAGTGGACATAGCAAATGTGAAAAGCTATTTGGACAGTTTGGGAAAGCAGCTGTCCCCAGAAGCTCAGCAATTGCTGGAGAAGATTGAAACCAAGCAAATG GGTCTGAGTGAACGAATGGCAGGTCGTAGCAGATCTATTAGTGTTGGCAATGGCCCCCGTTCAGATCTTGGTGCCACTAATCTCTCTGCTAGTGAATCAAGCATCTTGTCCCAAGCGATTTCAAGAGCAAAGCAACTTGAACaggaagaaaaagaggaaagaatGG GAAGAGACTTGCCCGGCAGTCCAGAGAACGATGCAGATTTTATAAGCATGTTAGCAGGTCTCATGGTCGACAAGAAACCAGAGGCAGTTCCTCCCCCTTCTCCAGCACAGAATGTTGGGAATGAAACACCAGAATCACCTAATCGTGCTCAGCATCGGTGGGAGACCTACTTAAAGTCACGTGCCCGCGCGAGTCGAAACATGGTCCGCAAATCTAGACCTCTATCTCTTGGGAGCGCGTTTCCTGCGACTGCACATGCAGAAGAAAATCTGCGGGCTCATTCGTTTTGCTTGGAAGACAAACGGGCTGTGCAAAAGGCATTCGATGAAAGAGTTTCGGTGCCTTCGCATGCGCCTTTAGATAGTTCAGGTGTGGATGGTCCGGAGCCCGAGAATAAGGGCAG GTGTGACAAGTGTGGGTGCCCCGGATGTCTATCAGTTTACAACTCCATCACAACAAACATTTACGCTGCGGAGAAAAGAATTATGGGGCGGGTAGATGCTAAGCTCCAGTCATTGCTCGATCAAATGAACTCAAAGTTCGATTATCTATTTGAAAACCTGCAGCTGCGGGCCCGGACCTCACAGGTTCCTCAAAACAACAGCTTTCATGGTGTCAGAAAGATAACTCAACAGAATGGTCACAAACCAGGGAACACGTCTGTCTAG
- the LOC141873841 gene encoding protein mab-21-like 2: MYDQTSTDHWLNGFLRQNCEEGRKRLQEERKLWNFTDSENDLDLSGIFNFSQYEESNGHVGQDIPSSSGTQDSVVLNKIEETTQFKDDITIHENEKPTDRSSRLLTSTYSEGDGISIAGKRGKGVDNRENNNAHHKGESSHEYQTSPERSLEARKKAPTKDEISTGVEKRDDSHPTSVEEARPESRKAEWDFETQLVEVPGMDIVYSKQQLQHAINDFNCKAVQRERLRFKQTMKQIEETVNEVLEEVERLDSNFKLQRMSPDSYYERKSWNEVDILIVLENVSLDEFAIEDLKTPTGYAKIRLKTSAGTSDEETASAIPSSSSESGVTSSRHPLFQWATEMQPGEIYLSPKELSRVFAALVSRATGRILRNGSNLNRKCVSFTEEEASVPFIVNLIPTVACPQNWPLCAYWLKNHTKNWPTENAKDEVMLRGMHLVAIVTNKDSDFLWRISFCAARRHLLSSDCEGKTKCLRVLKVLLQNDLSRPKGLVPLHLDNIVLWASKKHWRKEEWAESMLSDRVLEILVALHKCLENRDCYNFFVPTMNLYSDLKPEVASMLAVKVKDVLLDLFKYLI, from the coding sequence ATGTATGATCAAACTTCCACCGATCATTGGTTGAACGGATTTCTTCGACAAAATTGCGAGGAGGGGAGAAAACGTTTACAAGAAGAACGAAAACTCTGGAACTTTACGGACAGCGAAAATGATCTCGATCTATCAGGAATTTTCAACTTTAGTCAATACGAGGAATCTAACGGACATGTTGGGCAAGATATTCCGTCGTCGTCAGGAACTCAGGATTCAGTCGTACTTAATAAAATCGAAGAAACGACGCAATTCAAAGATGATATAACaatacatgaaaatgaaaaaccaacAGATCGAAGCAGCCGCTTGCTAACAAGTACATATTCTGAAGGCGATGGTATATCGATTGCGGGGAAAAGAGGAAAGGGCGTCGACAATAGAGAAAATAACAACGCGCACCATAAAGGTGAATCGTCGCATGAGTATCAGACGAGTCCGGAACGTAGCCTAGAAGCTCGGAAAAAGGCACCGACTAAGGATGAAATATCTACTGGCGTCGAAAAACGCGATGATAGTCATCCGACTTCCGTGGAAGAAGCGAGGCCTGAAAGCCGTAAGGCGGAATGGGATTTTGAAACGCAGCTAGTTGAGGTTCCGGGAATGGACATAGTCTATTCAAAACAGCAGCTACAGCACGCTATAAACGACTTCAATTGTAAAGCGGTGCAAAGGGAACGACTGAGGTTTAAGCAAACCAtgaaacaaattgaagaaACTGTCAACGAAGTCTTAGAGGAAGTGGAACGACTCGATAGCAATTTTAAACTTCAAAGAATGAGCCCTGATAGCTACTATGAAAGGAAGTCATGGAATGAAGTGGACATTCTCATTGTACTTGAAAACGTATCGCTCGATGAATTCGCTATTGAAGACCTGAAAACGCCAACTGGATATGCGAAGATACGCCTGAAGACATCAGCCGGAACATCAGACGAGGAGACAGCATCAGCGATACCGTCATCGTCGTCAGAATCAGGCGTGACATCATCACGCCATCCGTTATTCCAATGGGCTACAGAAATGCAGCCTGGTGAAATCTATCTTTCACCAAAAGAATTGTCCAGGGTGTTCGCTGCGTTAGTTTCTCGAGCCACGGGGAGAATCCTCAGAAATGGTTCCAACTTGAATAGGAAATGCGTGTCTTTCACAGAAGAAGAAGCTTCTGTTCCTTTCATAGTTAACCTTATTCCAACTGTAGCATGCCCTCAAAACTGGCCTTTGTGTGCATACTGGCTCAAAAATCACACCAAAAACTGGCCAACGGAAAACGCGAAAGATGAAGTCATGCTGAGAGGGATGCATCTCGTTGCCATAGTTACAAACAAAGACTCAGATTTTTTGTGGCGAATAAGCTTTTGCGCAGCCAGACGCCATCTTCTGTCGTCTGATTGTGAGGGTAAAACTAAGTGTTTACGTGTTTTGAAAGTCCTCTTACAAAATGACTTGTCACGACCTAAAGGACTGGTGCCTTTGCACCTTGATAACATAGTGCTGTGGGCAAGTAAAAAACACTGGCGGAAGGAGGAATGGGCCGAGAGTATGTTGTCGGACAGGGTTTTAGAAATCCTGGTAGCTCTTCACAAGTGTTTGGAGAATAGGGACTGTTACAACTTCTTTGTGCCTACCATGAACCTCTACAGCGATTTGAAACCTGAAGTTGCCTCGATGCTTGCTGTAAAAGTGAAAGATGTGTTGCTTGATCTATTTAAGTACCTTATTTAG
- the LOC141873844 gene encoding peptide chain release factor 1-like isoform X2 translates to MPPASKMRELSKQLSKLSPIVHLTNQIEQKQKEIQQLNDLISESSGELWKIAEEEKRQAISDKKELEDNLLTSLVPRGDDDENNAILELRAGTGGKEASLFTSEMFVMYQRFAASKKWKFEILNMSKSDQGGIKEAAVSVSGSGVYGIMKFETGVHRVQRIPLTETMGRIHTSTMTVAVLAQPEEVDVVIDPKDLKIDTYRSSGAGGQHVNTTDSAVRITHIPTGIAVACQEERSQIKNKSRALQVLRARLYDLERKKVDSERAEARRKQIGGGERSEKIRTYNFPQGRVTDHRIGMTMQGLELFLDGGDKLDELIWALQSQHEAEALQELTSQFTTGTGEKQRR, encoded by the exons ATGCCACCTGCAAGCAAAATGAGAGAATTATCTAAACAACTTTCCAAGCTGTCACCTATTGTTCATCTAACAAATCAAAttgagcaaaaacaaaag GAAATTCAACAGTTAAATGACCTTATATCAGAGTCAAGTGGAGAGCTTTGGAAAATTGCTGAGGAGGAAAAGCGACAGGCTATAAGTGATAAAAAAGAATTGGAG GATAACTTGCTAACGTCCCTTGTTCCTCggggtgatgatgatgaaaacaatGCTATTTTGGAGCTAAGAGCAG GTACTGGTGGAAAGGAAGCATCTTTGTTCACAAGTGAAATGTTTGTTATGTATCAAAG GTTTGCAGCCTCTAAGAAGTGGAAGTTTGAAATTCTGAACATGAGCAAAAGTGATCAGGGTGGAATTAAG GAAGCAGCTGTTAGCGTGAGTGGAAGTGGCGTGTATGGAATAATGAAG ttTGAAACTGGTGTCCACCGGGTGCAGAGAATTCCTCTGACTGAGACAATGGGTCGCATTCATACCAGCACAATGACAGTGGCAGTCTTGGCACAACCTGAGGAG GTCGATGTAGTAATTGATCCCAAAGATCTTAAAATTGACACATACAGATCTTCAGG AGCTGGAGGTCAGCATGTAAACACAACAGACAGTGCAGTGCGCATTACCCATATACCGACTGGAATAGCCGTTGCTTGTCAAGAGGAAAGGTCCCAAATTAAG AATAAAAGCAGAGCTCTCCAAGTATTGCGAGCGCGGTTGTACGACCTTGAGAGGAAAAAAGTTGATTCAGAGAGAGCTGAAGCCCGCAGAAAGCAG ATCGGGGGTGGAGAACGCTCAGAAAAAATCAGAACCTACAATTTTCCACAG GGCCGAGTCACCGACCACAGGATAGGAATGACCATGCAGGGCCTGGAGCTGTTCCTTGATGGCGGAGATAAACTTGACGAACTTATTTGGGCTTTACAGTCACAACATGAAGCCGAAGCTCTTCAGGAACTCACAAGCCAATTTACTACCGGAACTGGAGAAAAACAACGTAGATGA
- the LOC141873844 gene encoding peptide chain release factor 1-like isoform X1 translates to MLHQFFKGLNVRAVGSGGGFRKSWSQILVTVTQIRWRSQLIETLEPHLKNLVKQHAEITDKLSSTGGEMPPASKMRELSKQLSKLSPIVHLTNQIEQKQKEIQQLNDLISESSGELWKIAEEEKRQAISDKKELEDNLLTSLVPRGDDDENNAILELRAGTGGKEASLFTSEMFVMYQRFAASKKWKFEILNMSKSDQGGIKEAAVSVSGSGVYGIMKFETGVHRVQRIPLTETMGRIHTSTMTVAVLAQPEEVDVVIDPKDLKIDTYRSSGAGGQHVNTTDSAVRITHIPTGIAVACQEERSQIKNKSRALQVLRARLYDLERKKVDSERAEARRKQIGGGERSEKIRTYNFPQGRVTDHRIGMTMQGLELFLDGGDKLDELIWALQSQHEAEALQELTSQFTTGTGEKQRR, encoded by the exons ATGCttcatcagtttttcaaaggacTAAATGTACGGGCTGTTGGGAGTGGGGGGGGCTTCCGCAAGTCATGGTCTCAAATATTAG tcACTGTGACACAAATCAGGTGGAGATCACAATTAATTGAGACCCTTGAGCCTCACTTGAAAAACCTTGTGAAACAGCATGCTGAGATTACCGACAAGTTATCATCAACTGGG GGGGAGATGCCACCTGCAAGCAAAATGAGAGAATTATCTAAACAACTTTCCAAGCTGTCACCTATTGTTCATCTAACAAATCAAAttgagcaaaaacaaaag GAAATTCAACAGTTAAATGACCTTATATCAGAGTCAAGTGGAGAGCTTTGGAAAATTGCTGAGGAGGAAAAGCGACAGGCTATAAGTGATAAAAAAGAATTGGAG GATAACTTGCTAACGTCCCTTGTTCCTCggggtgatgatgatgaaaacaatGCTATTTTGGAGCTAAGAGCAG GTACTGGTGGAAAGGAAGCATCTTTGTTCACAAGTGAAATGTTTGTTATGTATCAAAG GTTTGCAGCCTCTAAGAAGTGGAAGTTTGAAATTCTGAACATGAGCAAAAGTGATCAGGGTGGAATTAAG GAAGCAGCTGTTAGCGTGAGTGGAAGTGGCGTGTATGGAATAATGAAG ttTGAAACTGGTGTCCACCGGGTGCAGAGAATTCCTCTGACTGAGACAATGGGTCGCATTCATACCAGCACAATGACAGTGGCAGTCTTGGCACAACCTGAGGAG GTCGATGTAGTAATTGATCCCAAAGATCTTAAAATTGACACATACAGATCTTCAGG AGCTGGAGGTCAGCATGTAAACACAACAGACAGTGCAGTGCGCATTACCCATATACCGACTGGAATAGCCGTTGCTTGTCAAGAGGAAAGGTCCCAAATTAAG AATAAAAGCAGAGCTCTCCAAGTATTGCGAGCGCGGTTGTACGACCTTGAGAGGAAAAAAGTTGATTCAGAGAGAGCTGAAGCCCGCAGAAAGCAG ATCGGGGGTGGAGAACGCTCAGAAAAAATCAGAACCTACAATTTTCCACAG GGCCGAGTCACCGACCACAGGATAGGAATGACCATGCAGGGCCTGGAGCTGTTCCTTGATGGCGGAGATAAACTTGACGAACTTATTTGGGCTTTACAGTCACAACATGAAGCCGAAGCTCTTCAGGAACTCACAAGCCAATTTACTACCGGAACTGGAGAAAAACAACGTAGATGA
- the LOC141873843 gene encoding uncharacterized protein LOC141873843, with the protein MEVEEGELVEGIEANDVGTLLEQFLKYEEKQGSQDPASSVSLLMDGTSCLPQDLVSQRTNCNKEIMESSFSTLKDATTNSSKEFENLSHPESSGNKQLHGDLNSKNRKKDEQRNRVDNHATDHNYACSGFPLRKAPFIDSVKDGCGAKSLSRSSSSRSPTLDLEKPCKKVLVREGEPTHQNERQHCENEDKRSRIPKRYRGRYCEDSTDDESSFEDDNYNRRYSSDPDRQKQGRKRVRKGTYSSDEENFYKIKKRRHSISSDERNYSSSDESDKDECRCDPRRSTSNVSYHRYSIDSERDSSRRNQRKERSNSQEQSRWDTRGRKDKKCHDVELERKMGFKFDQNIKCTGKEERRIVYVGKISNKTTKDDVWRRFRPFGPIEKITVHFRDDGDNYAFVTFFEYSSAAEAIERGNEDPCLEVLDICFGGRRKFCGGSYVDFDSNTSCLEEGEVSRPPSSDEMDFDALLRLSQRTLKSRKESSFKGR; encoded by the exons ATGGAAGTAGAAGAGGGAGAACTTGTCGAAG GTATTGAAGCCAATGATGTTGGTACGTTGTTGGAACAGTTTTTGAAATATGAGGAAAAGCAAG GGTCACAGGATCCTGCATCATCAGTCAGCTTACTTAT GGATGGAACCTCCTGTTTACCACAAGATTTAGTTTCCCAGAGGACAAATTGCAATAAAGAGATTATGGAATCAAGTTTCTCCACATTAAAAGATGCTACCACAAACTCTAGTaaggaatttgaaaatttgtcacaTCCTGAAAGTAGTGGGAATAAACAGCTTCATGGTGATTTGAACagcaaaaatagaaaaaaggaTGAACAGAGGAATCGTGTCGATAATCATGCAACAGATCATAACTATGCTTGTAGCGGATTTCCTTTGCGCAAAGCTCCATTTATAGATTCTGTCAAAGATGGTTGTGGGGCTAAAAGTTTGTCAAGGTCAAGCTCTTCCAGATCTCCAACTTTAGATCTGGAGAAGCCCTGCAAAAAGGTTTTGGTGAGGGAAGGAGAACCAACCCATCAGAATGAAAGACAGCACTGTGAAAATGAGGATAAAAGGAGCAGAATTCCTAAGCGCTATAGAGGGCGATATTGTGAAGATAGCACTGATGATGAAAGCAGCTTTGAAGATGATAATTACAACAGAAGATATAGCAGTGATCCTGACAGGCAAAAGCAGGGAAGGAAACGTGTAAGAAAGGGAACATACAGTTCTGATGAAGAGAACttctacaaaataaaaaaacgcAGACATAGCATCAGTTCAGATGAGAGGAATTATTCCAGTTCAGATGAAAGTGACAAGGATGAATGCCGATGTGATCCAAGACGGAGCACATCCAATGTCTCCTACCATCGATATTCAATTGACAGTGAAAGAGATTCAAGCAGACGCAACCAAAGGAAAGAGAGATCTAATAGCCAAGAACAATCAAGATGGGACACAAGAggaagaaaagataaaaagtgTCATGATGTTGAACTTGAAAGGAAGATGGGGTTCAAGTTTGACCAGAATATTAAATGCACTGGAAAG GAGGAGAGACGCATAGTTTACGTTggaaaaatatcaaacaaGACAACTAAAGATGATGTTTGGAGAAGATTCCGTCCTTTTGGACCCATTGAAAAAATAACTGTTCACTTCAGAGATGATGG GGACAACTATGCTTTTGTAACCTTCTTTGAATACTCATCAGCTGCTGAAGCAATTGAAA GGGGAAATGAAGATCCTTGTCTTGAAGTGTTGGACATATGCTTtggaggaagaagaaaattttgtgGTGGAAGTTATGTCGACTTCG atTCCAATACCAGTTGCCTTGAGGAAGGAGAAGTCAGCCGGCCTCCATCATCTGATGAGATGGATTTTGATGCATTGTTGAGACTCTCTCAGAGAACTTTAAAAAGCAGAAAAGAATCGTCATTTAAAGGAAGATAG
- the LOC141873665 gene encoding serine/threonine-protein kinase pim-2-like, with the protein MERPEVCEDMFDILQQKIILSEKEARRYFSQILEANLNCERNGVLHRDIKPENILIDLRSDEAKLIDFGLASEVPEKPFNVFRGTSHYTPPEYFSTGQYDGCQGTVWQLGILLMELLSPVMAFDKPEQALSVQPRIPDHLSAEAKNLIASLLNTVPTNRPTLEEALRHPWFAVQD; encoded by the exons ATGGAGCGACCGGAAGTATGTGAGGACATGTTCGACATTCTGCAACAGAAGATAATACTGTCTGAGAAGGAAGCTCGAAGATACTTTTCCCAGATCCTGGAGGCCAACCTTAACTGCGAGAGGAATGGAGTGCTTCATAGAGACATTAAACCAGAGAACATTTTGATTGACTTGCGGAGCGACGAAGCCAAGTTAATTGACTTTGGATTGGCGTCAGAGGTCCCAGAGAAGCCATTTAATGTATTTAGAG GTACCAGTCATTACACACCACCTGAGTATTTCAGCACTGGACAGTATGATGGCTGTCAAGGCACTGTTTGGCAATTGGGAATTCTTTTGATGGAGCTCCTTTCCCCAGTAATGGCGTTTGATAAACCCGAGCAAGCTTTGAGTGTACAACCTCGAATTCCCGACCATCTTTCAGCAG AGGCAAAGAACTTGATCGCCTCCCTTCTTAACACTGTTCCGACCAACCGCCCAACATTGGAAGAAGCTCTTCGTCATCCCTGGTTTGCTGTGCAAGATTAA